The Tessaracoccus flavus genome includes the window ATGCCCCACTGACCCGCCCGGCCCGCGACGATGAGATGTTCGAAGTGCGGCATCGCGCCGACCGAGATCGGCGACAGCGTGGACGTGTCGACTGGAACGCTTCTCCAGGCGACCACATCGAGATCCAGCTCGTCGGCGATGGCCTCGATCGCGCTCCTGCTCTCCTGGCGTCGCGCCTCGTCGGTGGGCAGGAACGCCAACCCGACGGCATACTCGCCCGGATCCGGCAGCCGGGCGTCGACGACGCCGCGCAGGAAACGGTCCGGCACCTGCAGCAGGATGCCGGCGCCGTCGCCGGCGGCCTCGTCCGCACCCGTCGCGCCGCGGTGGTCGAGGTTGCGCAGCGCCTCGAGCCCCTGGGCCACGATCTCGTGCCGCGGGATGCCGTCCAGCTTGGCGACGAAGGCAACCCCGCAGGCGTCGTGCTCGAATTCGGGGTCGTACAGGCCGACCCTCTCGCGCTGTGGGAACACGCTTCGTGCCATGGTGCCTCCTCGGGCTCGCTTCTACGCTGCGGCGAAGGCCGCGCGATGAAACACTAAGCCCGGTGACAACGCCGTTCCAACCCATCCCGTGTCCGGCGACAGAGCGTAAGAAGACTGTTACACGGCTGAAATATGTCGGGGTGCTAGCCGATGAGGCGGGCGTAATCGTCCTTCATGCCCGAGACGGGAACCTCGTTCCAGACCACGCGCAGTAGCCGGTCCTCGCCGAAGCCGAGCACGTAGGAGCCGTGATCGACCTCGTAACCACCGCTGGGCAACTGCTTGCCCTCGGCGATGTCGATGCCCAGACTGAGCGCCGCGGGTTTGATGTCGTCCAGGCTGCCGGTCAGACCGATGAACGAGTCGTCCACGCGCGCGAGGTACTCCTTGAGCGCCTCCGGGGTGTCCCGCGCTGGGTCCGTGGTCACGACGATCAGGGTCACGTCGTCGACGAGGTCCTCGGGCAGGCGGCGCTTGGCGGTGGCCATGTCGGCCAGGATCCCCGGGCAGACGTCCGGGCAGTTGGTGTAGCCGAAGAACAGCACCACCGCTGCGGTGGACGGGTCCTCGGCCAGGTTGTACGGGTTGCCGTCCTGGTCGGTCAGCGTCACATCGGGCAGGGGGTTGCCGCCGGACTCCAGCCCGGTCCCGTGCCAGTCGGAGCCGTCGTCGGCCACCGACGCCACCGGTCCCCCGTCCGAGGGAGAACAGGCCGCCACCACCGCAGCGCCCGCGGCGGTCAGGAGGAGCAGACGGCGACCGATCACTGCCGCGCCCTCGCCACCCCGTCGGCCAGGTCGTCGGCCAGCTTGCGCAGCGCGATGAGGTCGCTCTGCAGGTCGAGACCGTCGGAGGCGAGACAGTTGAGCAGGGCCGAGCCCACGATGACGAGGTCGGCGAAGGACCCGATCTCGGCGGCCTGGTCGCCCGTCGAGACCCCGAGCCCGATGCCGACCGGCAACCCCGGGTCGATGGAGCGGGCCCGCTCGGTGATGACCGGGGCCGCGTCGGACGTCGCCGCCCGGGCTCCGGTGACGCCCATGACGCTCGATGCGTACACCCAGCCCCGGCACGACGACATCGTGAGCTCGATGCGCTCGTCCGTCGACGACGGGGCGATGAGGAAGACGCGATCGAGTTCGTAGCCGTCGGTGGCGGCGAACCATTCGGGGCAGTCGTCGGGCGGCAGGTCGGGCGTGATGACGCCCGCGCCCCCGGCGGCCGCGAGGTCGCGCGCGAACGCCTCGGCGCCGTAGGCCTCGATGAGGTTCCAGTAGCTCATCACCATGGGTGTCGCGCCTGCGGCTGCTGCCGCCTCCACCGCGCGGAAGGCGTCCCGGGTGCGCACCCCGCGCGCCCTGGCCTTGGCGGTGGCGTGCTGGATGACCAGACCGTCCATGAGGGGGTCGGAGTACGGGATGCCGATCTCGACGATGTCGGCACCGCGACCGTCGGTGCCCTCGACGACGGCGGTGACGGCCTTGAGGGAGTCCTCGACGCTGGGGTAGCCGACCGGCAGGTAGGCGACCAGTGCCGGACGCCCCTGGTCCAGCAGGTCGGACACCAGCTGGCCGGAGCGGCCCAGCCGGGCGGGGTCGGTGAACTGGCTCACGACAGGCCTCCGACGATGGCGTCGGGCTGACCGGACAGGCCGAAGTAGTCGAAGGCGGTGGCCACATCCTTGTCGCCCCTGCCCGAGAGGCACACCAGAATGGTGGGGCGCGCGGACGGATCCTCCTCGGCGATCCGCCGGCCCAGGCGCATGGCCCCGGCCAGGGCATGGGCCGTTTCGATGGCGGGGATGATCCCCTCGGTCCGGGTCAGGAGGCGGAACGCCTCCATCGCGTCGGCGTCGGTGACCGGCTCGTAGATGGCGCGCCCCGTCTGCGCCAGGTGGGCGTGCTCGGGCCCGACCCCCGGGTAGTCGAGGCCGGCGGAGATCGAATGGGACTCGATGGTCTGACCGTCCTCGTCCTGCAGCACGTAGGTGCGCGCGCCGTGGAGAACGCCCGGCGTGCCGGCGGAGATAGTCGCGGCGTGCCGGCCGGACATGATGCCCTCGCCCTCGGCCTCGAACCCGTAGAGGGCAACCGACTCATCGGGGATGAAGTCGGCGAACATGCCGATCGCGTTCGACCCTCCCCCGACGCAGGCGGCCACGTAGTCGGGCAGCGCCCCGTGGTCGTCGAGCATCTGCTGGCGCGCCTCGGTCGAGATGACACGCTGCAGTTCCCGCACGAGGTAGGGGAAGGGGTGCGGACCACCGACGGTGCCGATGAGGTAGTGCGTCGTGTCAACGGTGGTGACCCAGTCGCGCATGGCCTCGTTCATGGCGTCCTTCAGCGTGCGCGACCCGGCAGCCACGGCGTGCACCTCGGCGCCGAGGAGCTGCATGCGGGCAACGTTGACGGCCTGGCGCTGTGTGTCCACCTCGCCCATGTAGACCCGGCACTCCAGTCCGAGCAGCGCGGCTGCCGTCGCCGTCGCCACGCCGTGCTGGCCGGCCCCGGTCTCCGCGATGACGCGGGTCTTGCCCATCCGCTTGGTGAGCAGCGCTTGGCCCAGCACGTTGTTGATCTTGTGGGCGCCGGTGTGGTTGAGATCCTCGCGCTTGAGGAGCACACGCGCGTTGCCGCACTCCTTCGAGAAGCTGTCGGCCTCGGTGATCGGGGTGGGGCGTCCCGAGTAGTCCCGCTGCAGGCGTGCGAGCTCCGCGGTGAACGACGGATCGGCCTGCGCCTGCGCGAATGCCTCGGTCAGCTCGTTGAGGGCTGCCTGCAGGGCCTCGGGGACGAACCGTCCGCCGAACCGACCGAAATGTCCAGTGGCATCTGGGGTGCTCATCTGGCTCACCTTTACCTTTCTGAGGCAGCCCTGAAGCTGCGGATCGCGCCGACCGGGTCGCCGTGCTTGACGAGGGCTTCGCCGACGAGGATGGCGTCGGCTCCCTCCGAGGCTACCCGGGCCGCGTCCTGGGGCGTGAAGATGCCCGACTCGGCCACGCGGACGACCCCACTGCCCAGGCGTCGGGCGAGCGGGGCGAAGGTGTCGAGATCGATGTCGAGGGTCTTGAGGTTGCGGTTGTTGACCCCGATGAGCGGGAAGCCACCCGCGAGTGCCCGGTCCACCTCGTCGGGCGTGTGGGTCTCCACCAAGGCCGTCATGCCCAGTTCGCCCGTCAGGTCGGCGAACCGGCGCAGCTCGTCGTCGGTGAGAGCGGCCACGATGAGCAGGACCAGGTCGGCGCCGTGCGCACGCGCCTCGTAGAACTGGTACTCGTCGACCATGAAGTCCTTGCGCAGCACGGGGATCTGGACCGCCGCCCGCACCGCGTCGAGATCGGCCAGCGACCCGCCGAAGCGGCGAGGTTCGGTGAGCACGGAGATCGCAGCGGCGCCGCCCAGCTCGTACGATGCCGCGAGGGCGGCTGGGTCGGCGATGTCGGCGAGTGCGCCCTTGGAGGGCGATCGGCGCTTCACCTCGGCGATGACGGCCAACTCATCGGCCAGGAACCGCGGCATGGGGTCCAGCGCCGGCGGCGCTTCACGGGCTGCTCGGCGCACGTCGTCGAGCGGGACCCGCGATTTGTGTTCGGCGAGGTCTTCGCGGACTCCAGCGACGATCTCGTCGAGGACGGTCACGGCTGACCGAACCCCATGATCTTCATGATCAGGGTCGCCAGACCTGCGACGAGCACGATGGCCGCGCCGATGATGACCAGCGTCCAGTTGGGGCCCAGCATGGCGGCGATGGCCACGATGATGAAGCCCACCGCGGCGGCGATGGAGCCCGCCCACGCGGCGGGGCTCCGGCCATGGTGGTAGTACTTCGGCGCACTCGTCATGGGATTGGCCCTCCTGTCAGACACGTTGTGAACAGTGAGACTACCGTGCTGCAGTCAGCGCGGCACGCCGTGCTCAGCTGTCGGGTCCTCCCCGGCGTCCATCGACTGCCACAGATCCCTGGGGCGATCGACCGCGGCCCGGGAGCGTCCGGCCCAGCGCGGGCCCGCCACGGTGATGCCCACCGAGGCGAGCGCGACCACAGCGAAGCCCGCCGCGGAGGGCCACACACGCGCCTGCACCGCCCACCCGGCCGAGGCCGTGGCCAGGACCGTGAGCAGCACCCCCAGCACGCGCAGGCCGCCGCCGCGCAGCATCAGGGAGAGCCCGACGCCGGCCAGGAGTGCCCACGCCAGCGAGGCGACCGGCGACCCGGCGGCCTGCGCGGTCGCACCCGCCACGACGCCGGCCAGGGCCGCGAGCAGCGTCACGGCCCACCGGCCGGTCACGGTCGACCCAGCGCTTCGGCGCGTGCGATCGCGGTCAGCACCGCCCGCGCCTTGTGCGAGCACT containing:
- a CDS encoding SCO family protein, with product MIGRRLLLLTAAGAAVVAACSPSDGGPVASVADDGSDWHGTGLESGGNPLPDVTLTDQDGNPYNLAEDPSTAAVVLFFGYTNCPDVCPGILADMATAKRRLPEDLVDDVTLIVVTTDPARDTPEALKEYLARVDDSFIGLTGSLDDIKPAALSLGIDIAEGKQLPSGGYEVDHGSYVLGFGEDRLLRVVWNEVPVSGMKDDYARLIG
- the trpA gene encoding tryptophan synthase subunit alpha yields the protein MGRSGQLVSDLLDQGRPALVAYLPVGYPSVEDSLKAVTAVVEGTDGRGADIVEIGIPYSDPLMDGLVIQHATAKARARGVRTRDAFRAVEAAAAAGATPMVMSYWNLIEAYGAEAFARDLAAAGGAGVITPDLPPDDCPEWFAATDGYELDRVFLIAPSSTDERIELTMSSCRGWVYASSVMGVTGARAATSDAAPVITERARSIDPGLPVGIGLGVSTGDQAAEIGSFADLVIVGSALLNCLASDGLDLQSDLIALRKLADDLADGVARARQ
- the trpB gene encoding tryptophan synthase subunit beta, yielding MSTPDATGHFGRFGGRFVPEALQAALNELTEAFAQAQADPSFTAELARLQRDYSGRPTPITEADSFSKECGNARVLLKREDLNHTGAHKINNVLGQALLTKRMGKTRVIAETGAGQHGVATATAAALLGLECRVYMGEVDTQRQAVNVARMQLLGAEVHAVAAGSRTLKDAMNEAMRDWVTTVDTTHYLIGTVGGPHPFPYLVRELQRVISTEARQQMLDDHGALPDYVAACVGGGSNAIGMFADFIPDESVALYGFEAEGEGIMSGRHAATISAGTPGVLHGARTYVLQDEDGQTIESHSISAGLDYPGVGPEHAHLAQTGRAIYEPVTDADAMEAFRLLTRTEGIIPAIETAHALAGAMRLGRRIAEEDPSARPTILVCLSGRGDKDVATAFDYFGLSGQPDAIVGGLS
- the trpC gene encoding indole-3-glycerol phosphate synthase TrpC, whose amino-acid sequence is MTVLDEIVAGVREDLAEHKSRVPLDDVRRAAREAPPALDPMPRFLADELAVIAEVKRRSPSKGALADIADPAALAASYELGGAAAISVLTEPRRFGGSLADLDAVRAAVQIPVLRKDFMVDEYQFYEARAHGADLVLLIVAALTDDELRRFADLTGELGMTALVETHTPDEVDRALAGGFPLIGVNNRNLKTLDIDLDTFAPLARRLGSGVVRVAESGIFTPQDAARVASEGADAILVGEALVKHGDPVGAIRSFRAASER
- a CDS encoding HGxxPAAW family protein, with the translated sequence MTSAPKYYHHGRSPAAWAGSIAAAVGFIIVAIAAMLGPNWTLVIIGAAIVLVAGLATLIMKIMGFGQP